A region of Arabidopsis thaliana chromosome 5, partial sequence DNA encodes the following proteins:
- a CDS encoding KH domain-containing protein / zinc finger (CCCH type) family protein (KH domain-containing protein / zinc finger (CCCH type) family protein; CONTAINS InterPro DOMAIN/s: Zinc finger, CCCH-type (InterPro:IPR000571), K Homology (InterPro:IPR004087), K Homology, type 1, subgroup (InterPro:IPR018111), K Homology, type 1 (InterPro:IPR004088); BEST Arabidopsis thaliana protein match is: KH domain-containing protein / zinc finger (CCCH type) family protein (TAIR:AT3G12130.1); Has 1807 Blast hits to 1807 proteins in 277 species: Archae - 0; Bacteria - 0; Metazoa - 736; Fungi - 347; Plants - 385; Viruses - 0; Other Eukaryotes - 339 (source: NCBI BLink).), which translates to MDARKRGRPEAAASHNSNGGFKRSKQEMESISTGLGSKSKPCTKFFSTSGCPFGDNCHFLHYVPGGYNAAAQMTNLRPPVSQVSRNMQGSGGPGGRFSGRGDPGSGPVSIFGASTSKISVDASLAGAIIGKGGIHSKQICRETGAKLSIKDHERDPNLKIIELEGTFEQINVASGMVRELIGRLGSVKKPQGIGGPEGKPHPGSNYKTKICDRYSKGNCTYGDRCHFAHGESELRRSGIA; encoded by the exons ATGGATGCTCGTAAGAGAGGACGCCCTGAAGCTGCTGCCTCTCACAACTCCAATGGCGGATTCAAGAGGTCTAAGCAAG AGATGGAATCAATTTCAACTGGTTTAGGAAGCAAATCCAAGCCATGCACTAAATTTTTCAG CACTTCTGGATGTCCATTTGGTGACAATTGCCACTTCTTGCACTATGTGCCCGGTGGGTACAATGCTGCAGCGCAGATGACAAATCTCCGACCACCGGTTTCTCAAGTTTCCAGAAATATGCAAGGATCTGGTGGTCCCGGCGGCAGATTCTCAGGGAGAGGAGATCCAGGATCAGGCCCTGTTTCAATCTTTGGTGCTTCTACTTCCAAGATCAGTGTAGATGCTTCTTTAGCCGGTGCCATCATTGGAAAAGGTGGAATCCATTCCAAACAGATATGCCGTGAAACAGGAGCAAAATTATCGATTAAAGATCATGAAAGAGACCCAAACTTGAAGATTATCGAGCTGGAAGGAACATTTGAACAGATCAATGTAGCGAGTGGGATGGTGAGAGAGCTTATAGGGAGGCTTGGATCAGTGAAGAAACCTCAAGGGATTGGTGGTCCTGAAGGGAAACCACATCCTGGGAGCAACTACAAAACCAAGATCTGTGATAGGTACTCTAAAGGGAACTGTACATATGGAGATAGATGCCATTTTGCTCATGGTGAATCTGAGCTGCGCAGGTCAGGAATCGCTTAG
- a CDS encoding KH domain-containing protein / zinc finger (CCCH type) family protein, which yields MTNLRPPVSQVSRNMQGSGGPGGRFSGRGDPGSGPVSIFGASTSKISVDASLAGAIIGKGGIHSKQICRETGAKLSIKDHERDPNLKIIELEGTFEQINVASGMVRELIGRLGSVKKPQGIGGPEGKPHPGSNYKTKICDRYSKGNCTYGDRCHFAHGESELRRSGIA from the coding sequence ATGACAAATCTCCGACCACCGGTTTCTCAAGTTTCCAGAAATATGCAAGGATCTGGTGGTCCCGGCGGCAGATTCTCAGGGAGAGGAGATCCAGGATCAGGCCCTGTTTCAATCTTTGGTGCTTCTACTTCCAAGATCAGTGTAGATGCTTCTTTAGCCGGTGCCATCATTGGAAAAGGTGGAATCCATTCCAAACAGATATGCCGTGAAACAGGAGCAAAATTATCGATTAAAGATCATGAAAGAGACCCAAACTTGAAGATTATCGAGCTGGAAGGAACATTTGAACAGATCAATGTAGCGAGTGGGATGGTGAGAGAGCTTATAGGGAGGCTTGGATCAGTGAAGAAACCTCAAGGGATTGGTGGTCCTGAAGGGAAACCACATCCTGGGAGCAACTACAAAACCAAGATCTGTGATAGGTACTCTAAAGGGAACTGTACATATGGAGATAGATGCCATTTTGCTCATGGTGAATCTGAGCTGCGCAGGTCAGGAATCGCTTAG
- a CDS encoding KH domain-containing protein / zinc finger (CCCH type) family protein has product MFATEMESISTGLGSKSKPCTKFFSTSGCPFGDNCHFLHYVPGGYNAAAQMTNLRPPVSQVSRNMQGSGGPGGRFSGRGDPGSGPVSIFGASTSKISVDASLAGAIIGKGGIHSKQICRETGAKLSIKDHERDPNLKIIELEGTFEQINVASGMVRELIGRLGSVKKPQGIGGPEGKPHPGSNYKTKICDRYSKGNCTYGDRCHFAHGESELRRSGIA; this is encoded by the exons ATGTTTGCAACAGAGATGGAATCAATTTCAACTGGTTTAGGAAGCAAATCCAAGCCATGCACTAAATTTTTCAG CACTTCTGGATGTCCATTTGGTGACAATTGCCACTTCTTGCACTATGTGCCCGGTGGGTACAATGCTGCAGCGCAGATGACAAATCTCCGACCACCGGTTTCTCAAGTTTCCAGAAATATGCAAGGATCTGGTGGTCCCGGCGGCAGATTCTCAGGGAGAGGAGATCCAGGATCAGGCCCTGTTTCAATCTTTGGTGCTTCTACTTCCAAGATCAGTGTAGATGCTTCTTTAGCCGGTGCCATCATTGGAAAAGGTGGAATCCATTCCAAACAGATATGCCGTGAAACAGGAGCAAAATTATCGATTAAAGATCATGAAAGAGACCCAAACTTGAAGATTATCGAGCTGGAAGGAACATTTGAACAGATCAATGTAGCGAGTGGGATGGTGAGAGAGCTTATAGGGAGGCTTGGATCAGTGAAGAAACCTCAAGGGATTGGTGGTCCTGAAGGGAAACCACATCCTGGGAGCAACTACAAAACCAAGATCTGTGATAGGTACTCTAAAGGGAACTGTACATATGGAGATAGATGCCATTTTGCTCATGGTGAATCTGAGCTGCGCAGGTCAGGAATCGCTTAG
- a CDS encoding KH domain-containing protein / zinc finger (CCCH type) family protein, whose product MCRFVLSRMNLLMHYGLYCSTSGCPFGDNCHFLHYVPGGYNAAAQMTNLRPPVSQVSRNMQGSGGPGGRFSGRGDPGSGPVSIFGASTSKISVDASLAGAIIGKGGIHSKQICRETGAKLSIKDHERDPNLKIIELEGTFEQINVASGMVRELIGRLGSVKKPQGIGGPEGKPHPGSNYKTKICDRYSKGNCTYGDRCHFAHGESELRRSGIA is encoded by the coding sequence ATGTGtcgttttgttctttctcgaATGAATTTGCTGATGCATTATGGTTTGTACTGCAGCACTTCTGGATGTCCATTTGGTGACAATTGCCACTTCTTGCACTATGTGCCCGGTGGGTACAATGCTGCAGCGCAGATGACAAATCTCCGACCACCGGTTTCTCAAGTTTCCAGAAATATGCAAGGATCTGGTGGTCCCGGCGGCAGATTCTCAGGGAGAGGAGATCCAGGATCAGGCCCTGTTTCAATCTTTGGTGCTTCTACTTCCAAGATCAGTGTAGATGCTTCTTTAGCCGGTGCCATCATTGGAAAAGGTGGAATCCATTCCAAACAGATATGCCGTGAAACAGGAGCAAAATTATCGATTAAAGATCATGAAAGAGACCCAAACTTGAAGATTATCGAGCTGGAAGGAACATTTGAACAGATCAATGTAGCGAGTGGGATGGTGAGAGAGCTTATAGGGAGGCTTGGATCAGTGAAGAAACCTCAAGGGATTGGTGGTCCTGAAGGGAAACCACATCCTGGGAGCAACTACAAAACCAAGATCTGTGATAGGTACTCTAAAGGGAACTGTACATATGGAGATAGATGCCATTTTGCTCATGGTGAATCTGAGCTGCGCAGGTCAGGAATCGCTTAG